A section of the Cololabis saira isolate AMF1-May2022 chromosome 6, fColSai1.1, whole genome shotgun sequence genome encodes:
- the akap11 gene encoding A-kinase anchor protein 11 isoform X5, producing the protein MDACARIRGVSVKSRASVRKETVRDGGAQSAKSLFRNKKELCSIALELPGTDTSKLAEVHFVCLPGQCDGEDVTQKALSSLPAGLCELLRSLNVHSLKNDEVLLLKDSRRLAEHRDARPPCWLKALCVLRLNPSTGVYPQATVMSLMGLLGCYMAGVRYVLDLQGLHRGAAEHSHPEEDDTNQSVSSIEDDFVTALEHLEEDDTGENSPAAAYCHFKKRDVASQTIPAHKRKKELSGSRVIVSSSSKKCSGKHRLAPDVSVTVQKSSSGVESQWTYCSPGARLPSPLTHVSESEESDCSSPSPIIFLDEVGYQKSLLAKLDIPQVPGGPRERVEDSDSEVSEFFDSFDQFDDLEELSSESCTLTLPLDPISASNPQKKSADAGSNGSASKYVSRGCSTKVMNPHRFDQPTLPANVKKPTPLKPGSPYSINSEVPDSPRLAHSPSEENGGPLFSPVSSSAFSPLVDSCGSLEYFWKTDEEGEDSSELRKPQDLCSLYKTYSDFASSLSKEILGSVCGYQSAVDISDNKNLSCVCHKEFQNPSGYLMKLSEIQETVTVAKLQKKSHSLKDGIQRFATDLVEMSLGSALRDLQKGVSSCTTTLCHLAARLTSSVFQMAFHEIGMRHALVLKERAVSGLAGFLVGEAISGALKDFLTVKKQIFHSTVTQFAADLAEELVFEGIMEVCQFSHPSTPLTPSDWSFGHGQEEEEEEEEEVVSSYASDLSESVIQEAFIELSQADVAFTSQAAISVSLDNICYVSAENSGARTCSTFANQQLLSASSAAGAPGPSGEDATCTVKNALFTVSGMASCVPVPQAGQALSHFQNTDDICQNKSGLLDSPETSANGVAALSYDSSQTHTYSPGTQTSIPEEEPSQRKSPFQNFSGNMVDMIVSEACELITTSKMKRSFGECADFLTKTIGNRRDSQQESPDSPSKLGAGGESFRYDGCVRQGAPVDQASDVHIPHISFRTGCSNQGRVHCETDHRRRGVVETHPVMMDTLDVPDTAMGGQNRTSIPADDSAPTTGQKSVGTPGTPPSTPQQPSEVSKEKQIKRFSKKLKSKLAKEFSPATPPPTPHYQPEPGPGPKDIIPEADKNEFMLNLMRSLSEEADSAEDVDEEEAVEERGISTTNRCLEGEVGRHDPNQMSSRRMSNKEALHYAERLACHIVSMATEMDTLGVAQEEGEMSNGSERVRDSVAQFSEQTLNTLWVYAGEVAGEVINDVKKMVSSGQQCPYHKGLRRRSFERSSSECLHHFHRHPFQPNTDQNRDWRLRKLAEQWSHDLIASVSQSTTSTSRAISSSSSGLSSEYPSCESVTDEYAGYLIRVLKKEGGSRELVLDQYASRLAYRSIKLGLSHASRKIKKRSSSSQLHSSKSLPDEWKASGSDGVSAKDRAETGVFQSGDHGRCSCTDTGGQSKRGYKDLVNFAESLAYNITCDVTRKLHLSTGRLPKSLTDSCLYKKSKLEDMTENLIRNSFSCPLLSGDKSRHYHSTGSLHDGGYSGRVMQVVEHYARKIADDTLKMSLASVGHSSWEYLRTQGHDRLSHAQRLSEGPSGVQALGERTCRYCLVQECPYCTKHGSHQHQSLLQRRKREPEYQAGAERLSGVEIPKIHIDPDHRAVFAEEMVSMAMETAKRELSNTSLNADSGIGHDGTSYAESLTAEIMTSALSNVCQVTSLSSPGREATESTVSQQLSVGEDSLGSWSNLSFEDDHPDDNSSFLHLSDSSNGNSSSWSSLGLEGEACEERISFSPSDSDNTEDRETEVKEDSSGTLCVERTPAQPPRTTLLMVNSDVREPGRGPQPVTLDPQLRSMLQWVAASMADVPQIQLSPDRELQQLPVVVQRLRERKWRVGDLLHTLLHYCEEMQTQSPPAAREETLQTGREPHRSPLFQWLLEHA; encoded by the exons ATGGATGCCTGTGCCCGTATAAGAGGGGTCTCGGTGAAGTCCAGGGCCTCCGTACGGAAGGAG acTGTGCGTGATGGTGGGGCGCAGTCTGCAAAAAGCCTCTTTAGGAATAAAAAAGAGCTGTGCAGCATTGCCCTGGAGCTGCCAGGCACAGACACCTCAAAACTGGCAGAG GTTCATTTTGTGTGCTTGCCTGGACAATGTGATGGGGAGGATGTCACGCAGAAG GCTCTATCATCTCTGCCAGCAGGGCTGTGTGAGCTGCTCAGGTCTCTCAATGTTCACAGCCTCAAGAATGATGAGGTTCTGCTTCTCAAAGACTCCCGCCGGCTGGCAGAGCACAGAGACGCCAGGCCTCCA tgttgGCTGAAGGCTCTGTGCGTGCTTAGGCTAAATCCCAGCACGGGCGTCTACCCTCAGGCCACCGTCATGTCTCTGATGGGTTTGCTGGGGTGCTACATGGCGGGGGTCCGCTACGTTCTGGACCTCCAGGGTCTCCATAGGGGTGCAGCTGAGCACAGCCACCCTGAAGAAGACGACACCAACCAGTCGGTTTCTTCAATTGAAGATGACTTTGTCACTGCCCTGGAGCATCTGGAAGAGGACGATACTGGTGAAAATTCAC CTGCAGCTGCGTACTGTCATTTTAAAAAGCGTGATGTGGCATCACAGACAATCCCAGCccacaagagaaaaaaggaattaTCAGGCTCCCGCGTTATCGTCAGCTCATCTTCCAAGAAGTGTTCGGGCAAACATAGGCTGGCCCCAGATGTATCTGTAACAGTACAGAAGTCCTCTTCAGGTGTTGAGTCCCAGTGGACTTACTGCAGTCCTGGAGCTCGTCTGCCCTCCCCTTTGACCCATGTCAGTGAGTCTGAAGAGTCTGACTGTTCCAGCCCTAGCCCCATCATTTTCTTGGATGAAGTGGGCTATCAGAAGAGCCTGTTGGCCAAGCTGGACATCCCACAGGTTCCAGGGGGGCCCAGGGAGCGAGTCGAAGACTCTGACTCTGAGGTCAGCGAGTTCTTCGACAGCTTTGATCAGTTTGATGACCTGGAGGAGCTGAGCTCAGAGAGCTGCACTCTCACGTTGCCTCTGGACCCCATCAGTGCTTCAAACCCCCAGAAAAAGTCTGCTGACGCCGGTTCCAATGGGTCAGCATCCAAATATGTTTCCAGAGGTTGTTCAACCAAGGTCATGAATCCTCACCGCTTCGACCAGCCGACTCTCCCAGCCAATGTGAAAAAGCCTACCCCTCTGAAACCAGGTTCTCCTTACTCCATAAACTCTGAAGTTCCCGACTCCCCGCGGCTGGCGCATAGTCCCTCTGAGGAGAACGGGGGTCCTCTCTTCAGTCCTGTGAGCTCCTCTGCTTTCAGTCCTCTGGTGGACTCTTGTGGATCACTGGAATACTTCTGGAAGACGGATGAAGAGGGAGAGGACAGCTCGGAGCTGCGTAAACCTCAAGATCTCTGCTCTCTATATAAGACCTACTCAGACTTTGCCAGCAGTCTGTCCAAAGAAATTCTTGGGTCTGTGTGTGGCTACCAGTCCGCTGTTGACATCAGTGACAACAAGAATCTCAGTTGCGTCTGCCACAAGGAGTTTCAGAACCCTTCAGGCTATCTGATGAAGCTCTCAGAAATACAAGAGACGGTAACGGTTGCCAAGCTGCAGAAGAAGTCCCATTCTCTGAAGGATGGCATTCAGAGGTTTGCTACTGACCTGGTTGAGATGAGCTTAGGCAGCGCCCTGCGAGACCTCCAGAAAGGTGTTTCCTCCTGCACCACCACTTTGTGTCACCTAGCTGCCAGACTCACCTCCTCAGTTTTTCAGATGGCCTTCCATGAGATTGGGATGAGACATGCTTTGGTGTTGAAGGAACGGGCTGTCAGTGGATTAGCTGGCTTCTTGGTTGGCGAGGCCATTTCTGGGGCACTGAAAGATTTCCTCACGgtgaaaaaacagatttttcaCAGTACAGTGACACAGTTTGCTGCTGATCTGGCAGAAGAGCTGGTGTTTGAAGGCATAATGGAGGTATGCCAGTTCTCCCATCCCTCCACCCCTCTTACGCCTAGTGACTGGTCTTTCGGCCACGggcaagaggaggaggaggaggaggaagaagaggtggTTTCTTCCTATGCTTCCGACCTGTCTGAGTCTGTAATCCAGGAGGCTTTTATAGAGCTGTCTCAGGCTGACGTTGCCTTCACTAGCCAAGCAGCTATTAGTGTGTCCTTGGACAACATCTGCTATGTTAGTGCAGAGAACAGTGGCGCTCGCACCTGCAGTACCTTTGCTAACCAGCAGCTTTTAAGTGCCAGTTCTGCTGCAGGGGCCCCGGGGCCCTCAGGAGAGGATGCTACCTGCACAGTAAAGAATGCTCTGTTCACAGTTTCAGGCATGGCCAGCTGTGTCCCTGTGCCCCAGGCAGGCCAAGCTCTCTCACACTTCCAGAACACAGATGATATCTGTCAGAATAAGTCTGGATTGTTAGATAGCCCAGAGACCAGCGCCAACGGGGTAGCGGCTTTGTCATATGACTCTTCCCAAACGCACACATACAGTCCTGGAACTCAGACATCCATACCTGAAGAGGAACCCTCCCAACGGAAGTCTCCATTCCAAAACTTCTCTGGAAACATGGTAGACATGATAGTAAGTGAGGCCTGCGAGCTAATAACCACCTCAAAAATGAAGAGGAGTTTTGGTGAATGTGCTGATTTCCTTACAAAGACAATCGGAAATCGAAGGGACTCTCAGCAGGAGAGTCCTGATTCTCCATCAAAGTTGGGAGCTGGCGGGGAAAGTTTCAGGTATGATGGGTGTGTCAGGCAAGGTGCTCCTGTTGATCAAGCATCTGATGTCCACATTCCTCATATTTCCTTTCGAACGGGCTGTTCAAACCAGGGAAGAGTTCACTGTGAGACAGACCACAGGAGGAGAGGTGTGGTTGAAACACATCCTGTAATGATGGATACCCTTGATGTGCCGGATACGGCCATGGGTGGACAAAATAGAACATCCATTCCTGCCGATGACTCAGCTCCAACTACTGGCCAAAAATCGGTTGGGACACCTGGTACTCCTCCCTCCACCCCTCAGCAGCCCAGTGAGGTCTCCAAAGAGAAACAGATCAAACGGTTCTCCAAAAAGCTGAAAAGCAAGCTGGCCAAAGAGTTCTCTCCGGCTACGCCGCCTCCAACCCCTCACTATCAGCCTGAGCCGGGCCCTGGGCCAAAAGACATAATCCCAGAGGCAGACAAGAATGAGTTTATGCTCAATCTGATGAGGTCTCTCTCTGAGGAAGCAGACAGCGCAGAGGATGTGGATGAGGAAGAAGCAGTTGAAGAAAGAGGTATTAGCACCActaacagatgtttagagggaGAGGTTGGCCGGCATGATCCAAACCAGATGTCCTCACGCAGGATGTCTAACAAGGAAGCTCTCCACTATGCTGAGCGACTGGCTTGTCATAttgtctccatggcaacagagATGGATACCCTGGGAGTGGCACAGGAAGAGGGAGAGATGAGCAATGGCAGTGAGAGAGTGAGAGACAGTGTGGCTCAGTTCTCCGAGCAGACACTGAACACCTTGTGGGTGTATGCTGGCGAGGTGGCAGGGGAGGTCATAAATGATGTGAAGAAGATGGTGAGCTCTGGACAACAGTGTCCATATCACAAAGGTCTCAGGAGAAGAAGCTTTGAGAGATCGAGCTCTGAATGTTTGCATCACTTCCACCGACACCCGTTTCAACCCAATACCGATCAGAACAGAGACTGGAGGTTAAGGAAACTGGCTGAGCAGTGGTCTCATGACCTGATAGCCTCAGTTTCTCAGTCTACCACTTCCACTTCAAGAGCcatttccagctccagctctggTCTGTCCTCTGAGTACCCCAGCTGTGAGAGTGTGACGGATGAATACGCCGGCTACCTCATCAGGGTGCTGAAAAAAGAGGGCGGCAGTAGGGAGTTGGTCCTAGACCAGTATGCAAGCCGTTTGGCTTACCGCTCTATCAAACTAGGCTTGTCTCACGCTAGTCGTAAAATCAAGAAGAGATCTTCTAGCAGCCAACTTCACTCCTCCAAGTCTCTTCCAGATGAGTGGAAAGCTTCTGGTAGTGACGGAGTGTCGGCCAAAGATAGAGCAGAGACGGGGGTCTTTCAGTCCGGTGACCATGGTCGGTGTTCTTGCACAGATACTGGGGGCCAAAGTAAGAGGGGGTACAAGGATCTGGTCAACTTTGCAGAGTCTCTAGCTTACAACATCACATGCGACGTCACACGCAAACTACATCTCTCTACTGGACGACTCCCCAAGTCTCTCACTGATTCCTGTCTCTATAAGAAATCCAAACTTGAAGACATGACGGAGAATCTCATCAGAAACTCGTTCTCCTGCCCTTTGTTGTCCGGGGATAAAAGCAGACATTATCACAGCACAGGAAGCCTACACGATGGTGGCTACAGCGGCAGGGTTATGCAGGTCGTTGAGCATTATGCGAGGAAGATAGCAGATGACACACTGAAAATGAGCCTGGCTTCCGTTGGACATTCATCCTGGGAGTACCTGCGGACACAAGGCCATGACAGGCTCTCTCACGCTCAGAGGCTTTCTGAAGGGCCGTCTGGGGTCCAGGCTTTGGGAGAAAGGACCTGCCGCTACTGCCTGGTCCAGGAGTGTCCATACTGCACCAAACACGGGTCACACCAACACCAGTCTCTGTTACAGAGGCGGAAACGGGAGCCAGAATATCAGGCAGGAGCTGAACGTCTGTCCGGCGTGGAGATTCCCAAGATCCACATCGACCCAGACCACAGAGCAGTTTTTGCAGAGGAGATGGTTTCAATGGCAATGGAGACAGCTAAACGGGAGCTGAGTAACACCAGCCTTAATGCAGACAGCGGGATCGGCCACGACGGCACCAGCTACGCCGAGAGCCTCACTGCCGAGATCATGACATCAGCGCTGTCAAACGTTTGTCAGGTTACCAGCTTAag CTCACCGGGGAGGGAAGCCACCGAGTCCACCGTGTCCCAGCAGCTGAGTGTTGGAGAAGACAGTTTGGGCAGCTGGTCTAACCTGAGTTTTGAAGATGATCACCCAGACGACAACAGCAGCTTTCTCCATCTCAGTGACAg
- the akap11 gene encoding A-kinase anchor protein 11 isoform X3 has translation MLPFCGRRRVPDGHVSLRRRSADPAAAVSSAGAPLPGVWIFVCLQVSCEPTISRVQLTVAMDACARIRGVSVKSRASVRKETVRDGGAQSAKSLFRNKKELCSIALELPGTDTSKLAEVHFVCLPGQCDGEDVTQKALSSLPAGLCELLRSLNVHSLKNDEVLLLKDSRRLAEHRDARPPCWLKALCVLRLNPSTGVYPQATVMSLMGLLGCYMAGVRYVLDLQGLHRGAAEHSHPEEDDTNQSVSSIEDDFVTALEHLEEDDTGENSPAAAYCHFKKRDVASQTIPAHKRKKELSGSRVIVSSSSKKCSGKHRLAPDVSVTVQKSSSGVESQWTYCSPGARLPSPLTHVSESEESDCSSPSPIIFLDEVGYQKSLLAKLDIPQVPGGPRERVEDSDSEVSEFFDSFDQFDDLEELSSESCTLTLPLDPISASNPQKKSADAGSNGSASKYVSRGCSTKVMNPHRFDQPTLPANVKKPTPLKPGSPYSINSEVPDSPRLAHSPSEENGGPLFSPVSSSAFSPLVDSCGSLEYFWKTDEEGEDSSELRKPQDLCSLYKTYSDFASSLSKEILGSVCGYQSAVDISDNKNLSCVCHKEFQNPSGYLMKLSEIQETVTVAKLQKKSHSLKDGIQRFATDLVEMSLGSALRDLQKGVSSCTTTLCHLAARLTSSVFQMAFHEIGMRHALVLKERAVSGLAGFLVGEAISGALKDFLTVKKQIFHSTVTQFAADLAEELVFEGIMEVCQFSHPSTPLTPSDWSFGHGQEEEEEEEEEVVSSYASDLSESVIQEAFIELSQADVAFTSQAAISVSLDNICYVSAENSGARTCSTFANQQLLSASSAAGAPGPSGEDATCTVKNALFTVSGMASCVPVPQAGQALSHFQNTDDICQNKSGLLDSPETSANGVAALSYDSSQTHTYSPGTQTSIPEEEPSQRKSPFQNFSGNMVDMIVSEACELITTSKMKRSFGECADFLTKTIGNRRDSQQESPDSPSKLGAGGESFRYDGCVRQGAPVDQASDVHIPHISFRTGCSNQGRVHCETDHRRRGVVETHPVMMDTLDVPDTAMGGQNRTSIPADDSAPTTGQKSVGTPGTPPSTPQQPSEVSKEKQIKRFSKKLKSKLAKEFSPATPPPTPHYQPEPGPGPKDIIPEADKNEFMLNLMRSLSEEADSAEDVDEEEAVEERGISTTNRCLEGEVGRHDPNQMSSRRMSNKEALHYAERLACHIVSMATEMDTLGVAQEEGEMSNGSERVRDSVAQFSEQTLNTLWVYAGEVAGEVINDVKKMVSSGQQCPYHKGLRRRSFERSSSECLHHFHRHPFQPNTDQNRDWRLRKLAEQWSHDLIASVSQSTTSTSRAISSSSSGLSSEYPSCESVTDEYAGYLIRVLKKEGGSRELVLDQYASRLAYRSIKLGLSHASRKIKKRSSSSQLHSSKSLPDEWKASGSDGVSAKDRAETGVFQSGDHGRCSCTDTGGQSKRGYKDLVNFAESLAYNITCDVTRKLHLSTGRLPKSLTDSCLYKKSKLEDMTENLIRNSFSCPLLSGDKSRHYHSTGSLHDGGYSGRVMQVVEHYARKIADDTLKMSLASVGHSSWEYLRTQGHDRLSHAQRLSEGPSGVQALGERTCRYCLVQECPYCTKHGSHQHQSLLQRRKREPEYQAGAERLSGVEIPKIHIDPDHRAVFAEEMVSMAMETAKRELSNTSLNADSGIGHDGTSYAESLTAEIMTSALSNVCQVTSLSSPGREATESTVSQQLSVGEDSLGSWSNLSFEDDHPDDNSSFLHLSDSDNTEDRETEVKEDSSGTLCVERTPAQPPRTTLLMVNSDVREPGRGPQPVTLDPQLRSMLQWVAASMADVPQIQLSPDRELQQLPVVVQRLRERKWRVGDLLHTLLHYCEEMQTQSPPAAREETLQTGREPHRSPLFQWLLEHA, from the exons TTTGGATTTTTGTCTGTTTACAGGTGAGCTGTGAGCCGACAATCAGCCGTGTGCAACTAACTGTTGCTATGGATGCCTGTGCCCGTATAAGAGGGGTCTCGGTGAAGTCCAGGGCCTCCGTACGGAAGGAG acTGTGCGTGATGGTGGGGCGCAGTCTGCAAAAAGCCTCTTTAGGAATAAAAAAGAGCTGTGCAGCATTGCCCTGGAGCTGCCAGGCACAGACACCTCAAAACTGGCAGAG GTTCATTTTGTGTGCTTGCCTGGACAATGTGATGGGGAGGATGTCACGCAGAAG GCTCTATCATCTCTGCCAGCAGGGCTGTGTGAGCTGCTCAGGTCTCTCAATGTTCACAGCCTCAAGAATGATGAGGTTCTGCTTCTCAAAGACTCCCGCCGGCTGGCAGAGCACAGAGACGCCAGGCCTCCA tgttgGCTGAAGGCTCTGTGCGTGCTTAGGCTAAATCCCAGCACGGGCGTCTACCCTCAGGCCACCGTCATGTCTCTGATGGGTTTGCTGGGGTGCTACATGGCGGGGGTCCGCTACGTTCTGGACCTCCAGGGTCTCCATAGGGGTGCAGCTGAGCACAGCCACCCTGAAGAAGACGACACCAACCAGTCGGTTTCTTCAATTGAAGATGACTTTGTCACTGCCCTGGAGCATCTGGAAGAGGACGATACTGGTGAAAATTCAC CTGCAGCTGCGTACTGTCATTTTAAAAAGCGTGATGTGGCATCACAGACAATCCCAGCccacaagagaaaaaaggaattaTCAGGCTCCCGCGTTATCGTCAGCTCATCTTCCAAGAAGTGTTCGGGCAAACATAGGCTGGCCCCAGATGTATCTGTAACAGTACAGAAGTCCTCTTCAGGTGTTGAGTCCCAGTGGACTTACTGCAGTCCTGGAGCTCGTCTGCCCTCCCCTTTGACCCATGTCAGTGAGTCTGAAGAGTCTGACTGTTCCAGCCCTAGCCCCATCATTTTCTTGGATGAAGTGGGCTATCAGAAGAGCCTGTTGGCCAAGCTGGACATCCCACAGGTTCCAGGGGGGCCCAGGGAGCGAGTCGAAGACTCTGACTCTGAGGTCAGCGAGTTCTTCGACAGCTTTGATCAGTTTGATGACCTGGAGGAGCTGAGCTCAGAGAGCTGCACTCTCACGTTGCCTCTGGACCCCATCAGTGCTTCAAACCCCCAGAAAAAGTCTGCTGACGCCGGTTCCAATGGGTCAGCATCCAAATATGTTTCCAGAGGTTGTTCAACCAAGGTCATGAATCCTCACCGCTTCGACCAGCCGACTCTCCCAGCCAATGTGAAAAAGCCTACCCCTCTGAAACCAGGTTCTCCTTACTCCATAAACTCTGAAGTTCCCGACTCCCCGCGGCTGGCGCATAGTCCCTCTGAGGAGAACGGGGGTCCTCTCTTCAGTCCTGTGAGCTCCTCTGCTTTCAGTCCTCTGGTGGACTCTTGTGGATCACTGGAATACTTCTGGAAGACGGATGAAGAGGGAGAGGACAGCTCGGAGCTGCGTAAACCTCAAGATCTCTGCTCTCTATATAAGACCTACTCAGACTTTGCCAGCAGTCTGTCCAAAGAAATTCTTGGGTCTGTGTGTGGCTACCAGTCCGCTGTTGACATCAGTGACAACAAGAATCTCAGTTGCGTCTGCCACAAGGAGTTTCAGAACCCTTCAGGCTATCTGATGAAGCTCTCAGAAATACAAGAGACGGTAACGGTTGCCAAGCTGCAGAAGAAGTCCCATTCTCTGAAGGATGGCATTCAGAGGTTTGCTACTGACCTGGTTGAGATGAGCTTAGGCAGCGCCCTGCGAGACCTCCAGAAAGGTGTTTCCTCCTGCACCACCACTTTGTGTCACCTAGCTGCCAGACTCACCTCCTCAGTTTTTCAGATGGCCTTCCATGAGATTGGGATGAGACATGCTTTGGTGTTGAAGGAACGGGCTGTCAGTGGATTAGCTGGCTTCTTGGTTGGCGAGGCCATTTCTGGGGCACTGAAAGATTTCCTCACGgtgaaaaaacagatttttcaCAGTACAGTGACACAGTTTGCTGCTGATCTGGCAGAAGAGCTGGTGTTTGAAGGCATAATGGAGGTATGCCAGTTCTCCCATCCCTCCACCCCTCTTACGCCTAGTGACTGGTCTTTCGGCCACGggcaagaggaggaggaggaggaggaagaagaggtggTTTCTTCCTATGCTTCCGACCTGTCTGAGTCTGTAATCCAGGAGGCTTTTATAGAGCTGTCTCAGGCTGACGTTGCCTTCACTAGCCAAGCAGCTATTAGTGTGTCCTTGGACAACATCTGCTATGTTAGTGCAGAGAACAGTGGCGCTCGCACCTGCAGTACCTTTGCTAACCAGCAGCTTTTAAGTGCCAGTTCTGCTGCAGGGGCCCCGGGGCCCTCAGGAGAGGATGCTACCTGCACAGTAAAGAATGCTCTGTTCACAGTTTCAGGCATGGCCAGCTGTGTCCCTGTGCCCCAGGCAGGCCAAGCTCTCTCACACTTCCAGAACACAGATGATATCTGTCAGAATAAGTCTGGATTGTTAGATAGCCCAGAGACCAGCGCCAACGGGGTAGCGGCTTTGTCATATGACTCTTCCCAAACGCACACATACAGTCCTGGAACTCAGACATCCATACCTGAAGAGGAACCCTCCCAACGGAAGTCTCCATTCCAAAACTTCTCTGGAAACATGGTAGACATGATAGTAAGTGAGGCCTGCGAGCTAATAACCACCTCAAAAATGAAGAGGAGTTTTGGTGAATGTGCTGATTTCCTTACAAAGACAATCGGAAATCGAAGGGACTCTCAGCAGGAGAGTCCTGATTCTCCATCAAAGTTGGGAGCTGGCGGGGAAAGTTTCAGGTATGATGGGTGTGTCAGGCAAGGTGCTCCTGTTGATCAAGCATCTGATGTCCACATTCCTCATATTTCCTTTCGAACGGGCTGTTCAAACCAGGGAAGAGTTCACTGTGAGACAGACCACAGGAGGAGAGGTGTGGTTGAAACACATCCTGTAATGATGGATACCCTTGATGTGCCGGATACGGCCATGGGTGGACAAAATAGAACATCCATTCCTGCCGATGACTCAGCTCCAACTACTGGCCAAAAATCGGTTGGGACACCTGGTACTCCTCCCTCCACCCCTCAGCAGCCCAGTGAGGTCTCCAAAGAGAAACAGATCAAACGGTTCTCCAAAAAGCTGAAAAGCAAGCTGGCCAAAGAGTTCTCTCCGGCTACGCCGCCTCCAACCCCTCACTATCAGCCTGAGCCGGGCCCTGGGCCAAAAGACATAATCCCAGAGGCAGACAAGAATGAGTTTATGCTCAATCTGATGAGGTCTCTCTCTGAGGAAGCAGACAGCGCAGAGGATGTGGATGAGGAAGAAGCAGTTGAAGAAAGAGGTATTAGCACCActaacagatgtttagagggaGAGGTTGGCCGGCATGATCCAAACCAGATGTCCTCACGCAGGATGTCTAACAAGGAAGCTCTCCACTATGCTGAGCGACTGGCTTGTCATAttgtctccatggcaacagagATGGATACCCTGGGAGTGGCACAGGAAGAGGGAGAGATGAGCAATGGCAGTGAGAGAGTGAGAGACAGTGTGGCTCAGTTCTCCGAGCAGACACTGAACACCTTGTGGGTGTATGCTGGCGAGGTGGCAGGGGAGGTCATAAATGATGTGAAGAAGATGGTGAGCTCTGGACAACAGTGTCCATATCACAAAGGTCTCAGGAGAAGAAGCTTTGAGAGATCGAGCTCTGAATGTTTGCATCACTTCCACCGACACCCGTTTCAACCCAATACCGATCAGAACAGAGACTGGAGGTTAAGGAAACTGGCTGAGCAGTGGTCTCATGACCTGATAGCCTCAGTTTCTCAGTCTACCACTTCCACTTCAAGAGCcatttccagctccagctctggTCTGTCCTCTGAGTACCCCAGCTGTGAGAGTGTGACGGATGAATACGCCGGCTACCTCATCAGGGTGCTGAAAAAAGAGGGCGGCAGTAGGGAGTTGGTCCTAGACCAGTATGCAAGCCGTTTGGCTTACCGCTCTATCAAACTAGGCTTGTCTCACGCTAGTCGTAAAATCAAGAAGAGATCTTCTAGCAGCCAACTTCACTCCTCCAAGTCTCTTCCAGATGAGTGGAAAGCTTCTGGTAGTGACGGAGTGTCGGCCAAAGATAGAGCAGAGACGGGGGTCTTTCAGTCCGGTGACCATGGTCGGTGTTCTTGCACAGATACTGGGGGCCAAAGTAAGAGGGGGTACAAGGATCTGGTCAACTTTGCAGAGTCTCTAGCTTACAACATCACATGCGACGTCACACGCAAACTACATCTCTCTACTGGACGACTCCCCAAGTCTCTCACTGATTCCTGTCTCTATAAGAAATCCAAACTTGAAGACATGACGGAGAATCTCATCAGAAACTCGTTCTCCTGCCCTTTGTTGTCCGGGGATAAAAGCAGACATTATCACAGCACAGGAAGCCTACACGATGGTGGCTACAGCGGCAGGGTTATGCAGGTCGTTGAGCATTATGCGAGGAAGATAGCAGATGACACACTGAAAATGAGCCTGGCTTCCGTTGGACATTCATCCTGGGAGTACCTGCGGACACAAGGCCATGACAGGCTCTCTCACGCTCAGAGGCTTTCTGAAGGGCCGTCTGGGGTCCAGGCTTTGGGAGAAAGGACCTGCCGCTACTGCCTGGTCCAGGAGTGTCCATACTGCACCAAACACGGGTCACACCAACACCAGTCTCTGTTACAGAGGCGGAAACGGGAGCCAGAATATCAGGCAGGAGCTGAACGTCTGTCCGGCGTGGAGATTCCCAAGATCCACATCGACCCAGACCACAGAGCAGTTTTTGCAGAGGAGATGGTTTCAATGGCAATGGAGACAGCTAAACGGGAGCTGAGTAACACCAGCCTTAATGCAGACAGCGGGATCGGCCACGACGGCACCAGCTACGCCGAGAGCCTCACTGCCGAGATCATGACATCAGCGCTGTCAAACGTTTGTCAGGTTACCAGCTTAag CTCACCGGGGAGGGAAGCCACCGAGTCCACCGTGTCCCAGCAGCTGAGTGTTGGAGAAGACAGTTTGGGCAGCTGGTCTAACCTGAGTTTTGAAGATGATCACCCAGACGACAACAGCAGCTTTCTCCATCTCAGTGACAg